The Devosia sp. YIM 151766 genome includes a region encoding these proteins:
- a CDS encoding RNA methyltransferase, which translates to MAGTDSSIPVTLAPSPAIILCEPQLGENIGAAARAMANFGLWDLRLVRPRDGWPNEKAIAAASRADHVLERIRVFATLEEAISDLKLVYATTARSRDMQKEVIGPEEASANMAAQIMGGNGAGLLFGRERWGLLNHEVALADAIVTLPVEPAFASLNIAQAVLLMSYEWRRTSAEGRALPFGSGLDETAPRSELAGLFEHLEGVLDQSGFFTTPDKRPSVINNLRTALTRGRFTSQEIRTLRGVISSIDRRHERPNPNRVKPAVREPGEK; encoded by the coding sequence ATGGCAGGCACCGACAGCTCAATTCCCGTCACTCTTGCGCCCTCGCCGGCGATCATCCTGTGTGAGCCGCAATTGGGCGAGAATATCGGCGCGGCGGCGCGCGCCATGGCCAATTTTGGGCTTTGGGACCTGCGTCTGGTGCGCCCGCGCGATGGCTGGCCCAATGAAAAGGCCATTGCCGCCGCCTCGCGCGCCGACCATGTGCTGGAGCGCATCCGCGTCTTCGCGACGCTCGAAGAGGCCATAAGCGACCTGAAGCTGGTTTACGCCACCACGGCGCGGTCCCGCGACATGCAAAAGGAAGTGATCGGCCCGGAAGAGGCTTCGGCCAATATGGCTGCGCAGATAATGGGCGGGAATGGGGCCGGCCTGTTGTTCGGGCGGGAGCGCTGGGGGCTGCTCAACCACGAGGTCGCCCTGGCCGACGCCATCGTCACCCTGCCGGTCGAGCCCGCCTTTGCCTCGCTCAACATCGCCCAGGCGGTGCTGCTGATGTCCTATGAATGGCGCCGGACCAGCGCCGAGGGCAGGGCGCTGCCCTTTGGCAGTGGCCTAGACGAAACGGCGCCGCGGAGCGAACTGGCCGGGCTGTTCGAGCATCTGGAAGGCGTTCTCGATCAAAGCGGGTTTTTCACCACGCCCGACAAGCGGCCGAGCGTGATCAACAATCTGCGCACGGCGCTGACCCGCGGCCGCTTCACGTCGCAGGAAATCCGCACCCTGCGCGGGGTCATTTCCTCCATAGACCGCCGGCACGAGCGCCCCAATCCGAACCGGGTCAAGCCGGCCGTGCGTGAGCCCGGCGAGAAATAG
- a CDS encoding NADP-dependent isocitrate dehydrogenase has protein sequence MSKIKVANPVVDLDGDEMTRIIWQAIKDKLIHPYLDLPIEYYDLSVESRDATNDQITVDAAHAIQKHGVGIKCATITPDEQRVEEFSLKQMWKSPNGTIRNILGGVIFREPIICKNVPRLVPGWTQPIIVGRHAFGDQYRATDFRFPGKGKLTMKFVGEDGTVIEHDVFDAPSAGIAMGMYNLDDSITDFARASMNYALNRGVPCYLSTKNTILKVYDGRFKDIFQEIYEAEFKEQFEAKKIWYEHRLIDDMVAAALKWSGGYVWACKNYDGDVQSDTVAQGFGSLGLMTSVLMTPDGKVVEAEAAHGTVTRHYRQHQQGKETSTNSTASIFAWTRGLAHRAKLDDNEALAQFAATLEKVTVDTIEEGKMTKDLSLLVGPDQPWLSTLGFLDAIDLNLQKAMA, from the coding sequence ATGAGCAAGATCAAGGTCGCCAACCCCGTCGTGGATCTCGATGGCGATGAAATGACCCGGATCATCTGGCAGGCGATCAAGGACAAGCTCATCCATCCCTATCTCGATCTGCCCATCGAATATTACGACCTGTCGGTGGAAAGCCGCGACGCCACCAACGACCAGATCACGGTCGACGCGGCCCACGCCATCCAGAAGCATGGCGTCGGCATCAAATGCGCCACCATTACCCCCGACGAGCAGCGCGTCGAGGAATTCAGCCTCAAGCAGATGTGGAAGTCGCCCAACGGCACCATCCGCAACATTCTGGGCGGCGTGATTTTCCGCGAGCCCATCATCTGCAAGAACGTGCCGCGCCTCGTGCCGGGCTGGACCCAGCCGATCATCGTCGGCCGCCATGCCTTTGGCGACCAATATCGCGCCACCGATTTCCGCTTCCCCGGCAAGGGCAAGCTGACCATGAAATTCGTGGGCGAAGACGGCACCGTGATCGAGCATGACGTGTTCGACGCGCCCTCCGCCGGCATCGCCATGGGCATGTACAACCTTGATGATTCCATCACCGACTTTGCCCGCGCCTCGATGAACTACGCCCTCAATCGTGGCGTGCCCTGCTATCTCTCCACCAAGAACACCATCCTCAAAGTCTATGACGGGCGCTTCAAGGACATCTTCCAGGAAATCTACGAGGCCGAGTTCAAGGAGCAGTTCGAGGCCAAGAAGATCTGGTACGAGCACCGCCTGATCGACGACATGGTGGCAGCCGCGCTCAAATGGTCCGGCGGCTATGTCTGGGCCTGTAAGAACTATGACGGCGACGTGCAGTCCGACACCGTGGCGCAGGGCTTCGGCTCGCTCGGCCTGATGACTTCGGTGCTGATGACCCCCGATGGCAAGGTCGTCGAGGCCGAAGCCGCCCATGGCACCGTGACCCGTCACTATCGCCAGCACCAGCAGGGCAAGGAAACCTCGACCAATTCCACCGCCTCGATCTTCGCCTGGACCCGTGGCCTGGCCCATCGCGCCAAGCTCGACGACAACGAGGCGCTGGCTCAGTTCGCCGCCACCCTCGAAAAGGTCACCGTCGACACCATCGAAGAAGGCAAGATGACCAAGGACCTCTCGCTCCTGGTCGGCCCCGATCAGCCCTGGCTGTCGACCCTGGGCTTCCTCGACGCCATCGACCTGAACCTGCAAAAGGCCATGGCGTAA
- the ttcA gene encoding tRNA 2-thiocytidine(32) synthetase TtcA, whose protein sequence is MSAVMEATSPPDDPDEGVHPIYAQAPRSVEFNKLRKRLIRHMREALEKFAMVRPGEKWLVALSGGKDSYGLLALLLDLQWRGLLPVKLLACNLDQGQPNFPKHILPEFLAGLGIEHRIEYKDTYSIVTDKLPAGSTYCSLCSRLRRGNLYRIAREEGCTALVLGHHRDDSLETFFMNLFHGGKLAAMPPRLVNDEGDLEVLRPLIYCAEADLQRFSDGMGFPIIPCDLCGSQDGLQRNVMKDMLNDMEKRMPGRKDVMIRALGNINASHMLDPRLFDFAGLSTKSKE, encoded by the coding sequence ATGAGCGCGGTGATGGAAGCCACGAGCCCACCGGACGACCCCGATGAGGGTGTCCACCCGATCTATGCCCAGGCGCCGCGTTCCGTCGAGTTCAACAAGCTGCGCAAGCGCCTGATCCGCCATATGCGCGAGGCGCTGGAAAAATTCGCCATGGTGCGGCCGGGCGAGAAATGGCTGGTGGCCCTGTCCGGCGGCAAGGACAGTTATGGCCTATTGGCGCTGCTGCTCGATCTGCAATGGCGCGGGCTGTTGCCGGTGAAGCTGCTCGCCTGCAATCTCGATCAGGGCCAGCCGAATTTTCCCAAGCATATCCTGCCCGAATTCCTCGCCGGCCTCGGCATCGAGCATCGCATCGAATACAAGGATACCTATTCCATCGTCACCGACAAGCTGCCGGCGGGGTCCACTTATTGCTCGCTCTGCTCGCGGCTGCGCCGGGGCAATCTTTATCGCATCGCCCGGGAGGAGGGGTGTACGGCCCTGGTGCTCGGCCATCACCGTGACGACAGCCTTGAAACCTTCTTCATGAACCTGTTCCATGGGGGCAAGCTCGCTGCCATGCCGCCGCGCCTGGTCAATGACGAGGGCGATCTGGAAGTGCTGCGGCCGCTGATCTATTGCGCCGAAGCGGATTTGCAGCGCTTCTCGGACGGGATGGGGTTTCCGATCATTCCCTGCGATCTGTGCGGTTCGCAGGACGGGCTGCAGCGCAATGTCATGAAAGACATGCTCAATGACATGGAAAAGCGCATGCCCGGCCGCAAGGATGTGATGATCCGCGCCCTGGGCAATATCAATGCGAGCCATATGCTCGATCCGCGCCTGTTCGATTTCGCAGGCCTCTCCACCAAATCGAAGGAATGA
- the rpsD gene encoding 30S ribosomal protein S4 → MSKRHSAKYKIDRRLGENIWGRPKSPLNARAYGPGQHGQRRKGKLSDYGLQLRAKQKLKGYYGSITEKGFRRLYDEANRRKGDTGENLIGLLESRLDAIVYRAKFVPTVFAARQFVSHGHILVNGKRVNIPSYQVKIGDKVEIRERSKQLTLVLEANQLAERDVPDYIDVDHNKQTATYARVPALSDVPYPVQMEPNLVVEFYSR, encoded by the coding sequence ATGTCGAAGCGTCATTCCGCGAAATACAAGATTGACCGCCGCCTTGGCGAAAACATCTGGGGCCGCCCGAAATCCCCGCTGAACGCCCGCGCCTATGGCCCCGGCCAGCATGGCCAGCGCCGCAAGGGCAAGCTGTCGGACTACGGTTTGCAGCTGCGCGCCAAGCAGAAGCTCAAGGGCTATTACGGCTCGATCACCGAGAAGGGCTTCCGCCGCCTCTATGACGAAGCCAACCGCCGCAAGGGCGATACCGGCGAGAACCTGATCGGCCTGCTCGAATCGCGCCTGGACGCCATCGTCTATCGTGCCAAGTTCGTGCCCACCGTCTTCGCCGCCCGCCAGTTCGTGTCCCATGGCCATATCCTGGTCAATGGCAAGCGCGTCAACATCCCGTCCTACCAGGTCAAGATCGGCGACAAGGTCGAGATCCGCGAGCGCTCCAAGCAGCTGACCCTGGTTCTGGAAGCCAACCAGTTGGCCGAGCGCGATGTGCCCGACTATATCGACGTCGACCACAACAAGCAGACCGCCACCTACGCCCGCGTTCCGGCCCTGTCGGATGTGCCCTATCCGGTGCAGATGGAACCGAACCTGGTGGTCGAATTCTACTCGCGCTAA
- a CDS encoding multidrug effflux MFS transporter → MSDHFSRVLSRPEFIALVAALMALNALAIDVMLPALPYMGEALGIANENERQFVVTSYMLGMGLAVLAFGPLTDRFGRRAPLLVGVGIYVVAVIAAAFAPNFGLLLALRFVQGMGAASVRVIATAVVRDRYSGREMAEVMSLTFMVFMAIPIIAPGIGQVLLLTGPWQYIFIFMGLLAAALWLWTYMRLPETLPLDQRRPLSLSGVVDNFRIVFTNRVAISYGLAGMFLFGALFGFITSAQQIYVDIYELGVYFPVAFAAMAGLMAISSFTNSRVVRRFGMRRLSHGAMLVFTIGSAIWVLLALSGFLPLWLFFSLLAIIMFCFGWSSSNMNSLSMEPLGKVAGTAASVFGFIQTVGGALIGSLTGQLFDGTTLPTAMGYFLTGSLAIICILIAEKGRLFGVGEQYAHEDDEPVMDAH, encoded by the coding sequence ATGTCAGATCATTTCAGCCGGGTTCTCTCGCGCCCTGAATTCATCGCCCTTGTCGCCGCGCTCATGGCGCTCAACGCCTTGGCCATCGACGTGATGCTGCCCGCCCTGCCCTATATGGGCGAGGCGCTGGGCATCGCGAACGAGAACGAGCGGCAATTCGTCGTCACCTCCTATATGCTGGGCATGGGCCTGGCCGTGCTCGCTTTCGGCCCGCTCACCGACCGCTTCGGTCGCCGCGCCCCGCTGCTGGTGGGTGTCGGCATCTATGTCGTGGCCGTGATCGCCGCCGCCTTTGCCCCCAATTTCGGTCTGTTGCTGGCCCTGCGCTTCGTCCAGGGCATGGGCGCGGCCAGCGTGCGCGTCATCGCCACCGCCGTGGTGCGCGACCGCTATTCCGGCCGCGAAATGGCCGAGGTCATGTCACTGACTTTCATGGTGTTCATGGCCATTCCCATCATCGCGCCGGGCATCGGCCAGGTGCTGCTGCTGACGGGGCCGTGGCAATATATCTTCATTTTCATGGGTCTGCTGGCCGCCGCGCTCTGGCTATGGACCTATATGCGCCTGCCGGAAACCCTGCCGCTGGACCAGCGCCGCCCGCTCAGCCTTTCCGGCGTGGTGGACAATTTCCGTATTGTCTTCACCAATAGGGTGGCGATTTCCTACGGCCTCGCCGGCATGTTCCTGTTCGGAGCGCTGTTCGGATTCATCACCTCGGCCCAGCAGATCTATGTCGACATTTACGAACTGGGCGTCTATTTCCCCGTGGCATTCGCGGCCATGGCCGGGCTGATGGCCATCTCCTCCTTCACCAATTCACGGGTCGTGCGGCGGTTCGGCATGCGCCGCCTGTCACATGGCGCCATGCTGGTCTTCACCATCGGCTCGGCCATCTGGGTGCTGCTGGCACTCAGCGGTTTCCTGCCGCTCTGGCTGTTCTTCAGCCTCCTGGCCATCATCATGTTCTGCTTCGGCTGGTCGTCCTCGAACATGAATTCCCTGTCCATGGAACCGCTCGGCAAGGTCGCGGGCACCGCCGCCTCCGTCTTCGGCTTCATCCAGACCGTGGGCGGAGCGCTGATCGGCTCGCTCACCGGCCAATTGTTCGACGGAACCACCCTGCCCACGGCCATGGGCTATTTCCTGACCGGCTCGCTGGCGATCATCTGCATCCTCATCGCCGAAAAAGGCCGTCTCTTCGGCGTCGGCGAGCAATATGCCCATGAAGACGACGAGCCGGTGATGGACGCCCACTAA
- a CDS encoding GNAT family protein: protein MPSLRLPIETEHLRLRPFKQSDCEAVARYHTLPSVQRYVERPTRYPEDVAAAVSLMRKQVELHRPGDTLSLAMVSKSDRDVIGQVSLKWADATSGQGEIRFLMDPAFAGRGYLTEAITAMFDLAFDHFRVHRILVRCGGRSRHSIRLMKNLGMRLEAHYREHALFQGEWDEELHFALLDREWRPSAKVLDLPVRAQWPDLRVAGN, encoded by the coding sequence ATGCCGTCGCTGCGTCTGCCTATTGAAACCGAACATCTGCGTCTGCGACCCTTCAAGCAAAGCGATTGCGAGGCGGTGGCGCGCTATCATACCCTGCCTTCGGTGCAGCGCTATGTCGAGCGGCCGACCCGCTATCCGGAAGATGTGGCGGCGGCGGTCAGCCTGATGCGCAAGCAGGTTGAATTGCATCGTCCGGGCGATACGCTGTCCCTGGCCATGGTCAGCAAGAGCGATCGGGACGTGATCGGGCAGGTCAGCCTCAAATGGGCGGATGCGACGTCCGGGCAGGGCGAAATCCGCTTTCTGATGGACCCGGCCTTTGCCGGCCGGGGCTATCTCACCGAAGCGATCACGGCCATGTTCGACCTGGCCTTCGATCATTTTCGCGTTCACCGGATTTTGGTGCGCTGCGGGGGGCGCAGCCGCCATTCGATCAGGTTGATGAAGAATCTGGGCATGCGGCTCGAGGCCCATTATCGCGAACATGCCCTGTTCCAGGGTGAATGGGACGAGGAACTGCATTTCGCGCTGCTCGATCGCGAATGGCGGCCCAGCGCCAAGGTGCTCGATCTGCCGGTTCGCGCGCAATGGCCCGATTTGCGCGTCGCCGGCAATTGA
- a CDS encoding GNAT family protein, producing the protein MALRPEYPLLTERLRLRPFTRGDVDAVFAYRGRQDVARYLFDPPLSRDECALAIQQRTNQLALAEEDDRIILAVETLDDAVLVGEVSLIWRSVEARQGELGWIFHPDHQKQGYASEASSRLLDLAFHHADLHRVYARCDAGNVASWRLMERLGMRREAHFREHALFKGAWDEEFYYAILRREWLARRQSMPI; encoded by the coding sequence ATGGCTCTGCGTCCCGAATATCCATTGCTGACCGAACGCCTGCGGCTGCGGCCGTTCACGCGGGGTGATGTCGATGCCGTTTTCGCCTATCGCGGGCGCCAGGATGTGGCGCGCTATCTGTTCGATCCTCCCTTGAGCCGGGACGAATGCGCTCTGGCCATTCAGCAGCGCACCAATCAATTGGCGCTGGCCGAGGAGGATGACAGGATCATCCTGGCGGTCGAGACATTGGATGATGCCGTGCTGGTGGGGGAAGTGTCGCTGATCTGGCGCTCCGTCGAGGCGCGGCAGGGCGAGCTGGGCTGGATTTTCCATCCGGACCATCAGAAGCAGGGCTATGCCAGCGAAGCGTCGTCGCGGCTTCTCGACCTCGCCTTTCACCATGCCGACCTGCATCGGGTCTATGCCCGCTGCGATGCCGGCAATGTCGCCTCCTGGCGGTTGATGGAGCGTCTGGGCATGCGGCGGGAGGCACATTTCCGTGAGCACGCCCTGTTCAAGGGCGCATGGGACGAGGAATTCTACTATGCGATCCTGCGCCGTGAATGGCTGGCGCGGCGTCAATCCATGCCGATCTGA
- a CDS encoding SbmA/BacA-like family transporter, translated as MLWFALGEPIRAVISIDRFTHPAISAPIADQPTTQDEAAIPDPAAGAAQTNPNAPADTESEAPNPTAAAAAGSSLNFLTAERIWLYQYVLMTAFIFCAFWYFYKRNEWYWWSVVSSTVILLIIYFQVQVQAFVNEWSGAFFNTIQLALTQPGSVTPDQLYGLTWTIVLVTVPVVVAAVGLAFYTSHYVFRWRKAMNFYYMAYWPQIRHTEGAAQRVQEDTMRFASIMEDLGTAFFDSLITLVVFLPLLWQLSANISELPIFGATPGGLVWVALAGAAAGTALLAVVGIKLPGLNFANQKVEAAYRKELVLGEDFEDRAAPPSVRELFAGVQKNYFRLYFHYTYFNLARYGYTNMVGYVPLLVMAPSILAGTLTMGLYQQIQIAFGQVFSSFQFFARAWTVIVELQSVIMRLRKFESYIPKDQEPIKVSVGDIPAAG; from the coding sequence TTGCTGTGGTTTGCCCTGGGCGAGCCCATCCGTGCCGTCATCAGTATCGACCGCTTCACCCATCCCGCGATATCGGCGCCCATCGCCGACCAGCCGACCACGCAGGACGAAGCCGCAATTCCCGATCCCGCCGCCGGCGCGGCACAGACCAATCCCAACGCTCCGGCGGACACCGAGAGCGAAGCGCCGAATCCTACGGCGGCGGCGGCGGCCGGATCGAGTTTGAACTTTCTGACGGCCGAGCGGATATGGCTCTATCAATATGTGCTGATGACCGCCTTCATCTTCTGCGCCTTCTGGTACTTCTACAAGCGCAACGAATGGTATTGGTGGTCGGTGGTCTCATCGACCGTCATCCTGCTCATCATCTATTTCCAGGTGCAGGTGCAGGCCTTCGTCAATGAATGGTCCGGGGCCTTCTTCAACACGATCCAATTGGCACTGACCCAGCCGGGTTCGGTAACGCCCGACCAGCTCTATGGGCTGACCTGGACCATCGTTCTCGTCACCGTTCCCGTTGTGGTGGCCGCGGTCGGGCTCGCCTTCTACACGTCGCATTATGTGTTCCGCTGGCGCAAGGCGATGAACTTCTACTACATGGCATACTGGCCGCAGATCCGGCACACCGAGGGCGCGGCGCAGCGTGTGCAAGAAGACACGATGCGGTTCGCATCGATCATGGAGGACCTGGGCACGGCCTTTTTCGACTCGCTGATCACCTTGGTGGTCTTCCTGCCCCTGCTCTGGCAGCTATCGGCCAATATCAGCGAATTGCCGATCTTCGGCGCCACCCCGGGCGGTTTGGTCTGGGTGGCGCTGGCCGGCGCCGCCGCCGGCACGGCTCTACTGGCGGTTGTCGGCATCAAGCTGCCCGGCCTGAACTTCGCCAACCAGAAGGTGGAGGCCGCCTATCGCAAGGAATTGGTGCTTGGCGAGGATTTCGAGGATCGGGCCGCTCCTCCCTCGGTCCGCGAATTGTTCGCTGGCGTGCAGAAGAATTATTTCCGCCTTTATTTCCACTACACCTATTTCAACCTGGCGCGCTATGGCTACACCAACATGGTCGGCTATGTGCCGCTTCTCGTCATGGCCCCCTCCATCCTCGCCGGCACCCTGACCATGGGCCTCTACCAGCAGATTCAGATCGCTTTCGGCCAGGTATTCAGTTCATTCCAGTTCTTCGCCCGCGCCTGGACCGTGATCGTCGAACTGCAGTCCGTGATCATGCGCCTGCGAAAATTCGAAAGCTACATTCCCAAGGACCAGGAACCGATCAAGGTCAGCGTCGGCGATATTCCGGCGGCAGGATGA
- a CDS encoding inositol monophosphatase family protein, whose product MNIDRLAAILKQAAKQEIMPRFRRLDEGMIQTKTGAFDLVTEADTNAERVITAAILDHTPNTLVIGEEAVSANPALLDSALEDRIAIYVDPVDGTANFAGGLPLFAVMAAVVQNGEPVAGVIYDPLGDDFVMAERGCGAWQVFPDGRTIRQKFADPVPLAEMGGLASTAFFAPEQRRDVLSNLAKVKMFASYRCAGHEYRLAAGGNVHFLMYGRLMPWDHVGGALIIKEAGAHVAKLDGTPYRPGDRDGGLLVAPSQESWEELRREVFAV is encoded by the coding sequence ATGAATATCGACCGGCTGGCCGCTATCCTGAAACAGGCCGCCAAGCAGGAAATCATGCCCCGTTTTCGGCGGCTCGACGAGGGCATGATCCAGACCAAGACCGGCGCTTTCGACCTGGTCACCGAGGCCGACACCAATGCGGAGCGGGTCATCACCGCCGCCATTCTGGATCATACGCCGAATACGCTGGTCATCGGCGAGGAGGCGGTGTCGGCCAATCCGGCGCTGCTGGATAGCGCGTTGGAGGACCGGATCGCCATTTACGTCGATCCGGTCGACGGCACCGCCAATTTCGCCGGCGGGCTGCCGCTCTTCGCCGTCATGGCGGCGGTGGTGCAGAATGGCGAGCCGGTGGCCGGGGTGATCTACGACCCGCTGGGCGACGATTTCGTCATGGCGGAGCGTGGCTGCGGCGCTTGGCAAGTCTTTCCCGATGGCCGCACCATCCGCCAGAAATTCGCCGATCCGGTGCCGCTGGCGGAAATGGGCGGGCTCGCCTCCACCGCTTTCTTCGCGCCCGAGCAGCGCCGGGATGTCCTGAGCAATCTCGCCAAGGTCAAGATGTTCGCCAGTTACCGTTGCGCCGGCCACGAATACCGCCTAGCCGCCGGCGGCAATGTGCATTTCCTGATGTATGGCAGGCTGATGCCCTGGGATCACGTCGGAGGCGCACTGATCATTAAAGAGGCCGGGGCGCATGTGGCCAAGCTCGACGGCACGCCCTACCGGCCAGGCGATCGGGATGGCGGCCTGCTGGTCGCGCCGAGCCAAGAAAGCTGGGAGGAATTGCGGCGGGAAGTGTTTGCGGTGTGA
- a CDS encoding GFA family protein: protein MPEIELTATCDCGAVTLAVQGPVVSMFQCGCQNCQKVSGSGHSSVFLMESDNVRPTGATKSFARPTDSGAVFTRNFCPECGTTIYAESSRAPAFRLVPIGLFAGRNDWFAPNQLIFARSHPAWDLIEAQLPRYQTYRPEQR, encoded by the coding sequence ATGCCCGAAATCGAGCTGACCGCCACCTGCGATTGCGGCGCCGTGACCCTGGCGGTTCAGGGCCCGGTGGTCTCGATGTTCCAGTGCGGCTGCCAGAATTGTCAGAAAGTGTCGGGAAGCGGGCATTCCTCGGTATTCCTGATGGAATCCGACAATGTCCGCCCCACTGGCGCCACGAAATCCTTTGCTCGGCCAACGGATTCCGGGGCGGTCTTCACGCGGAACTTCTGCCCGGAATGCGGCACGACGATCTATGCGGAATCATCGCGGGCGCCGGCCTTTCGCCTCGTGCCCATCGGCTTGTTCGCCGGGCGGAACGACTGGTTCGCGCCCAACCAGCTCATCTTCGCCCGCAGCCACCCGGCCTGGGACCTGATCGAGGCGCAGCTGCCGCGCTACCAGACTTACCGCCCCGAGCAGCGGTAA
- a CDS encoding glycerophosphodiester phosphodiesterase family protein: MKRLILLVVVALVAAIYLYNASWRVGPPDEAELRLIAHRGVHQTFDRADLDNDTCTAERIEQPRHNMLENTLPSMAAAFAAGADIVELDVHPTTDGQFAVMHDWTVDCRTEGTGETRAHAMADLKKLDIGYGYSADNGQTFPFRGLGIGQMPELKEVLSAMPERRFLVNFKSREAREGDMLAQLLTRHPEWRGAIWGAYGGDEPTYRADALIEGLHVWSRRGLVDCLGQYLGLGWTGYIPEACRNTQVMLPINVAPWLWGWPNLLQARLHEAGSEIILLGPFGAGDTGTAGIDDLETLALVPPGFDGYVWTNRIELIGPALTGRPPPDLPAAP, from the coding sequence TTGAAACGTCTGATTCTGCTCGTCGTCGTGGCACTGGTGGCCGCGATCTATCTCTACAATGCCAGTTGGCGCGTCGGGCCCCCGGACGAGGCCGAATTGCGGTTGATAGCGCATCGCGGCGTGCACCAGACCTTTGACCGGGCCGATCTCGACAACGATACCTGCACCGCCGAGCGGATCGAGCAGCCGCGCCATAATATGCTGGAAAACACCCTGCCCTCCATGGCCGCGGCATTTGCCGCTGGCGCCGACATCGTCGAGCTGGACGTGCACCCCACCACCGACGGGCAATTTGCGGTGATGCATGACTGGACCGTCGATTGCCGCACCGAAGGCACCGGCGAAACGCGCGCCCATGCCATGGCCGACCTGAAGAAGCTGGATATCGGCTATGGCTATAGCGCCGACAATGGCCAGACCTTTCCGTTCCGTGGCCTGGGCATCGGGCAAATGCCCGAGCTCAAGGAGGTGCTTTCGGCCATGCCGGAGCGCCGTTTCCTCGTCAATTTCAAAAGCCGGGAAGCCCGGGAGGGCGACATGCTTGCCCAATTGCTGACCCGGCATCCCGAATGGCGCGGCGCCATCTGGGGCGCCTATGGAGGCGACGAACCCACCTATCGGGCCGACGCGCTGATCGAGGGGCTGCATGTCTGGTCGCGGCGCGGCCTCGTCGATTGCCTCGGTCAATATCTGGGCCTGGGCTGGACCGGCTATATCCCCGAAGCCTGCCGGAACACCCAGGTGATGCTTCCCATCAACGTGGCGCCCTGGCTCTGGGGCTGGCCCAACCTGTTGCAGGCGAGACTGCATGAGGCCGGGAGCGAAATCATCCTGCTCGGTCCGTTCGGAGCGGGAGATACGGGCACGGCGGGGATAGACGACCTTGAGACCCTGGCTTTGGTCCCGCCCGGTTTCGACGGCTATGTCTGGACCAACAGGATCGAATTGATCGGTCCGGCGCTGACGGGCAGGCCGCCGCCGGACCTTCCCGCCGCGCCGTAA